The following proteins are encoded in a genomic region of Deinococcus sp. YIM 134068:
- a CDS encoding DUF3656 domain-containing U32 family peptidase — translation MARESVKPEVMSPVGGWPQLRAAVEAGADAVFFGVEAFHARAKVGFTNEELPDLMRTLHGRGVLGFVTFNVLVFDRELREAERQLIHLAESGVDAIIVQDHGVARLAHEICPDLPIHGSTQMSITSAEGAELARRFGASRVVLGRELSLRDIGRIAAQTDVELETFVHGALCVSYSGQCFSSEAWGGRSANRGQCAQACRLPYELFVDGVRRDLGDARYLLSPGDLYALHQVPDLVALGVNCLKIEGRYKDADFVALTTAAYRKAVDEAWAGLPLSVTPDEERDLEQVYSRGLGPHFLSGTNHQQVVRGRAPRHRGVRVGTVRGITERGVLVELSGEVKPGDGLVFDPANWRTPEGREEGGFLYGLWQRGRQVETVRPGETAELRFGRGAVDPARVRVGDPVWRTHDPGLAARVKPLLEASDPVHTRPVAAHFRGHVGEVPTLTLTDERGRSVTATLPDPLQPARNRALDGATLTEQLGKLGGTGYHLAGLTADLGGPGFLPVSALNALRREAVERLTALRGQAPERRIQPRLDDVLREAISTPPQATSDKPHPRLHLLVRTPEQLDAAIEERPDSITLDYLELYGLKPSVERVRAAGVPVRVASPRILKPTEQNLQKFLLSLKAGVLVRSGGLLEGLQGTPDLPPLTGDFSLNAANVLTTRALLDLGLTRVTPTHDLNAAQITELAGLVGPERLEVVAYGHLPVFHTEHCVFCRFLSSGTDYTNCGHPCESHRVALRDERGRTHPVLADVGCRNTVFEGRPQVAGAHLGEWLAAGLRDFRLEFVHETPQEVREVVRAHRAFLAGELNGRGLEDRLRALSDQGTTEGSLFVPEGFDLLPALPVV, via the coding sequence ATGGCGAGAGAGAGCGTGAAACCCGAAGTCATGAGTCCCGTCGGTGGCTGGCCGCAACTGCGCGCGGCGGTGGAGGCGGGGGCGGACGCCGTGTTCTTCGGGGTGGAGGCGTTCCACGCGCGGGCGAAGGTCGGCTTCACGAACGAGGAACTGCCCGACCTGATGCGGACGCTGCATGGGCGCGGCGTGCTGGGCTTCGTCACCTTCAATGTCCTCGTCTTCGACCGCGAGTTGCGAGAGGCCGAGCGCCAGCTCATCCACCTCGCCGAGTCGGGGGTGGACGCGATCATCGTGCAGGATCACGGGGTCGCGCGGCTGGCGCACGAGATTTGCCCCGACCTGCCCATCCACGGTTCCACGCAGATGAGCATCACCTCCGCCGAGGGGGCCGAACTCGCCCGCCGCTTCGGGGCAAGCCGCGTCGTGCTGGGCCGCGAGTTGAGCCTGCGCGACATCGGGCGCATCGCCGCGCAGACCGATGTGGAGCTGGAAACCTTCGTCCACGGGGCGCTGTGTGTCAGCTACTCCGGGCAGTGTTTCTCATCGGAGGCGTGGGGCGGGCGGAGCGCGAACCGGGGCCAGTGCGCCCAGGCGTGCCGTCTGCCCTACGAGCTGTTCGTGGACGGAGTGAGGCGCGACCTCGGCGACGCGCGCTACCTCCTCTCTCCCGGCGACCTGTACGCGCTCCATCAGGTGCCCGACCTCGTAGCCCTCGGCGTGAACTGCCTCAAGATCGAGGGCCGCTACAAGGACGCCGACTTCGTGGCCCTGACGACCGCCGCCTACCGTAAGGCCGTGGACGAGGCGTGGGCGGGCCTGCCCCTCTCCGTCACGCCGGACGAGGAGCGCGACCTGGAGCAGGTCTACTCGCGCGGCCTCGGCCCCCACTTCCTGAGCGGGACGAACCATCAGCAGGTCGTCCGTGGCCGGGCACCGAGGCACCGGGGCGTCCGCGTCGGCACCGTGCGGGGGATCACCGAGCGCGGCGTCCTCGTCGAACTGTCGGGGGAGGTGAAGCCCGGCGACGGTCTGGTGTTCGACCCCGCCAACTGGCGCACCCCGGAGGGCCGGGAGGAGGGCGGCTTCCTGTACGGCCTGTGGCAGCGCGGGCGGCAGGTGGAGACGGTCAGGCCCGGTGAGACCGCCGAACTCCGCTTCGGGCGAGGCGCGGTGGACCCGGCCCGCGTGAGGGTGGGCGACCCGGTGTGGCGCACCCACGACCCCGGTCTCGCCGCCCGCGTGAAGCCCCTCCTCGAAGCCTCCGACCCCGTTCACACCCGCCCCGTCGCCGCCCACTTCCGGGGCCACGTCGGTGAGGTGCCCACGCTGACCCTCACCGACGAGCGGGGGAGGAGCGTCACGGCAACCCTCCCTGACCCCCTCCAGCCCGCCCGGAACCGTGCGCTGGACGGGGCGACCCTCACCGAGCAACTCGGCAAGCTGGGCGGCACGGGCTACCACCTCGCCGGGCTGACGGCGGACCTGGGCGGCCCCGGCTTCCTCCCCGTCTCGGCCCTCAACGCCCTGCGGCGCGAGGCGGTGGAACGGTTGACGGCGCTGCGTGGTCAGGCCCCCGAGCGCCGGATTCAACCCCGGTTGGACGACGTGCTGCGCGAGGCCATCTCCACCCCACCACAAGCCACGAGCGACAAGCCACACCCCCGCCTCCACCTCCTCGTCCGCACTCCTGAGCAATTGGATGCGGCCATCGAGGAACGGCCCGATTCCATCACGCTCGACTATCTGGAGTTGTACGGCCTCAAGCCGAGCGTGGAGCGCGTGCGGGCGGCGGGCGTTCCCGTCCGCGTCGCCAGCCCGCGCATCCTCAAGCCGACGGAGCAGAACCTCCAGAAGTTCCTGCTGTCGCTGAAGGCCGGGGTGCTCGTGCGCTCGGGCGGGCTGCTGGAGGGCTTGCAGGGCACGCCGGACCTCCCGCCCCTGACGGGCGATTTCAGCCTCAACGCGGCGAACGTCCTCACCACGCGGGCGCTGCTGGACCTCGGCCTGACGCGGGTAACGCCCACCCACGACCTGAACGCCGCGCAGATCACCGAGCTGGCCGGGCTGGTCGGCCCGGAGCGGCTGGAGGTCGTCGCCTACGGGCACCTCCCCGTCTTTCACACCGAGCACTGCGTGTTCTGCCGCTTCCTGTCGTCGGGCACGGACTACACGAACTGCGGCCACCCCTGCGAGTCCCACCGCGTCGCCCTGCGCGACGAGCGGGGCCGGACTCACCCCGTCCTCGCCGACGTGGGCTGCCGCAACACCGTGTTCGAGGGCCGTCCG
- the recN gene encoding DNA repair protein RecN produces the protein MTRKARAATAAPPTPAAPAPAGSPLSQLALSRLEVRNLATIRELSLDFRGGFSAFTGETGAGKSIIVDALGLLLGARANTDLIRTGEDGLLVTGFWGAEGDDECSASRRVTMQGRGIARLDGEVVSVRELQEWASTRLTIHWQHSAVSLLTPANQRSLLDRQVGEEVAAYTAAYRAWGEARARLENLRAGERERARQLDLLTFQVREIEGVAPQPGEEEPLSAELTRLSNLETIAQGAAGALDLLSDGETSAVGMIAEAIKAMNAGAKYDETSAQLQRELRGALDAVQAVVGELRDVAEDSAPDPEELDRVESRLTALGRLRAKYGPTLEDVVAFHAAAQSELEALNRDERDAGTLEAEVNRLQGEAVRAGETLDAARTRRAGPLAAQLVTVIRELGMPHARLEFRLTPLPQPGPSGLSDVTLHFTANPGEDLGPLADVASGGELSRVMLAISTVLGAETPAVVFDEVDAGIGGAAALAVAAQLGRLARERQVLVVTHLAQIAAHADHHYKVEKHVEEGRTVSHVRLLNERERLEEIARMLSGNTSEAALTHARELLGRRAAAS, from the coding sequence GTGACCCGCAAGGCCCGCGCCGCCACCGCTGCCCCGCCCACGCCCGCCGCGCCCGCCCCGGCGGGGTCGCCCCTGTCGCAACTGGCCCTCTCGCGGCTGGAGGTGCGCAACCTCGCCACCATCCGCGAGCTGAGCCTCGACTTCCGGGGCGGCTTCAGCGCCTTTACCGGCGAGACGGGCGCGGGCAAGAGCATCATCGTGGACGCGCTGGGGCTGCTGCTCGGCGCGCGGGCGAACACCGATCTCATCCGCACGGGGGAGGACGGTCTCCTCGTCACCGGCTTCTGGGGGGCAGAAGGCGACGACGAGTGCAGCGCCAGCCGACGCGTGACCATGCAGGGACGCGGCATCGCCCGCCTCGACGGCGAGGTCGTCTCCGTGCGCGAGTTGCAGGAATGGGCGTCCACCCGGCTCACAATCCACTGGCAACACTCGGCGGTCAGCCTACTCACCCCCGCCAATCAACGTTCTCTCCTCGACAGACAGGTAGGTGAGGAGGTCGCGGCTTACACGGCGGCTTACCGCGCATGGGGCGAGGCGAGGGCGCGGCTGGAGAACCTGCGCGCGGGCGAGCGCGAGCGGGCGCGGCAGCTCGACCTGCTGACCTTCCAGGTGCGCGAGATCGAGGGGGTCGCCCCCCAGCCCGGCGAGGAGGAGCCGCTCTCCGCCGAGCTGACCCGCCTCTCCAATCTGGAGACTATCGCGCAGGGGGCGGCGGGGGCGCTCGACCTCCTCTCCGACGGCGAGACGAGCGCGGTGGGCATGATCGCAGAGGCGATCAAGGCGATGAATGCGGGCGCGAAGTACGACGAGACGAGCGCCCAGCTTCAGCGCGAGTTGCGGGGGGCGCTCGACGCCGTGCAGGCCGTGGTGGGCGAGTTGCGGGACGTGGCCGAGGACAGCGCCCCCGATCCCGAGGAACTCGACCGGGTGGAGTCGCGGCTCACGGCCCTCGGCAGGCTGCGCGCCAAGTACGGCCCGACGCTGGAGGACGTAGTGGCCTTCCACGCGGCGGCGCAGTCGGAGTTGGAGGCGTTGAACCGCGACGAGCGCGACGCGGGCACGCTGGAGGCAGAGGTCAATCGGCTTCAGGGCGAGGCCGTCCGCGCGGGCGAGACCCTGGACGCCGCCCGCACCCGGCGGGCCGGACCGCTCGCCGCGCAACTCGTGACCGTCATCCGCGAGCTGGGAATGCCCCACGCCCGGCTGGAGTTCCGGCTGACGCCCCTGCCCCAGCCCGGTCCCTCGGGCCTGAGCGACGTGACGCTCCACTTCACCGCCAACCCCGGCGAGGACCTCGGCCCGCTCGCGGACGTGGCCTCGGGCGGCGAGCTGTCGCGCGTGATGCTGGCGATCTCCACGGTCCTCGGTGCCGAGACTCCCGCCGTCGTCTTCGACGAGGTGGACGCCGGGATCGGCGGGGCGGCGGCGCTGGCGGTGGCCGCGCAACTCGGGCGGCTGGCGCGGGAGCGGCAGGTCCTCGTCGTCACCCATCTCGCCCAGATCGCCGCCCACGCCGACCACCACTACAAGGTGGAGAAACACGTCGAGGAGGGGCGCACCGTCAGCCACGTCCGGCTCCTGAACGAGCGCGAGCGGCTGGAGGAAATCGCGCGGATGCTCAGCGGCAACACTTCGGAGGCGGCGCTCACGCACGCGCGGGAGCTGCTGGGGCGGCGGGCGGCGGCGAGCTGA
- a CDS encoding protease complex subunit PrcB family protein, whose product MKKTLTAALTLGAGLLAGCSMTGPGNLRVHEVLLYGGTQERIVWVYGDLRGTAQSSVKLGSATVELRAQVPDPLAVAGTLSVNGRATYRVPTAAVTPKLAVTRDTRGLFDVTLNEAAGTVFYTDGRAWSRLSAASGAGLRGTAVAGLRGAGNLTETEADALSAAFLNQGPLAVAVLNEATVPDPALTVEPRPGEYRRTALYVLSGVRTVVPAGSVTGTVTITPTPGTTAPGTGTPGTTQPGTTLPGSGQPVASQGVRVSFTELASGTNAAVTTSSVQVAATQGAVSALYGLAYGRQTGTPAVPSVTAGSTVVGVFLGQRPTGGYSVRVTGASAQNGVLTLTAEVRSPGAGSITTQAITSPWTLVRVPGAYREVRVVDAQGNPLPTGAGGGQTR is encoded by the coding sequence ATGAAGAAGACCCTGACCGCCGCGCTCACGCTGGGCGCGGGCCTCCTCGCGGGCTGCTCCATGACCGGCCCCGGCAACCTGCGGGTTCACGAGGTGCTGCTGTACGGCGGCACCCAGGAACGCATCGTGTGGGTGTACGGCGACCTGCGGGGGACCGCCCAGAGCAGTGTGAAGCTCGGCAGCGCCACCGTCGAACTGCGCGCCCAGGTGCCCGACCCCCTCGCCGTGGCGGGCACCCTGAGCGTGAACGGCAGGGCGACCTACCGCGTCCCCACCGCCGCCGTGACGCCCAAGCTCGCCGTGACGCGCGACACGCGCGGCCTGTTCGACGTGACGCTCAACGAGGCGGCGGGCACCGTGTTCTATACCGACGGGCGGGCGTGGAGCCGCCTGAGCGCCGCGTCCGGCGCGGGCCTGCGCGGCACCGCCGTCGCCGGGCTGCGTGGCGCGGGCAACCTGACCGAGACCGAGGCCGACGCCCTGAGCGCCGCGTTCCTCAATCAGGGGCCGCTCGCCGTGGCCGTCCTCAACGAGGCGACCGTGCCCGACCCGGCCCTCACCGTGGAGCCGAGGCCGGGCGAGTACCGCCGCACCGCTCTGTACGTCCTCTCCGGGGTGCGGACGGTCGTTCCGGCGGGAAGCGTCACGGGCACCGTGACCATCACGCCGACGCCGGGAACCACCGCACCGGGAACGGGCACGCCCGGCACGACCCAGCCCGGAACAACGCTGCCCGGCAGCGGCCAGCCCGTCGCCAGTCAGGGGGTGCGCGTGAGCTTTACCGAACTCGCCAGCGGCACGAACGCCGCCGTCACCACGTCCTCCGTGCAGGTGGCGGCCACCCAGGGAGCCGTCAGCGCGTTGTATGGCCTCGCCTACGGGCGGCAGACGGGCACCCCCGCCGTGCCCAGCGTCACGGCGGGCAGCACGGTCGTCGGCGTCTTCCTCGGGCAGCGGCCCACGGGCGGCTACAGCGTGCGCGTCACCGGGGCCAGCGCTCAGAACGGCGTCCTCACCCTCACCGCCGAGGTCCGCTCTCCCGGCGCGGGCAGCATCACCACCCAGGCGATCACCAGCCCGTGGACCCTGGTGCGTGTTCCCGGTGCCTACCGCGAGGTCCGCGTCGTGGACGCGCAGGGCAATCCGCTTCCCACTGGGGCGGGCGGCGGCCAGACCCGATAA
- the pckA gene encoding phosphoenolpyruvate carboxykinase (ATP): MSLTSPNPLQTLGIQNATLHHNPGVDELYEAALRLGEGERAAGGPLAVRTNKKGRSPKDRFIVEDDLTRETVWWGGFNTPIRPEVFDRLLGKMTAFAEGRELFVQDVYAGTDPAHRLAVRVVTEMAYHSLFVRNMFVRPTEAEVETFQPDWTVLNIPSFRADPETDGTRSETFILVNFSRKMIIAGGTQYAGENKKGIFGVLNFLLPEAGVMPMHCSANVGPDGDVALFFGLSGTGKTTLSADPARKLIGDDEHGWTDTGVFNFEGGCYAKVINLNPEAEPAIHRTTRTYGTVLENVVLRGDGTPDLDDGSLTENTRSAYPITQIDNIVEEGRAGHPQNIVFLTADAFGVLPPLSRLTPEQTMYQFISGFTAKIPGTEDGVTEPSPTFSTCFGAPFMPRHPGEYARLLAKKVQESGARVWLVNTGWTGGQYGQGHRMSIRHTRRLINAALSGELDGVEFVREPFFNLEIPTEVPGVPSEVLNPRDAWADADAYDHTARKLAGMFRENFRRFEDGVDPAITASMPEHGEA, encoded by the coding sequence ATGAGCCTGACCAGCCCCAACCCCCTGCAAACCCTAGGTATCCAGAACGCGACCCTGCACCACAACCCCGGCGTGGACGAGCTGTACGAGGCCGCCCTGCGGCTGGGCGAGGGGGAGCGGGCGGCGGGCGGACCGCTGGCCGTGCGGACGAACAAGAAGGGCCGCAGCCCGAAGGACCGCTTCATCGTGGAGGACGACCTCACCCGCGAGACGGTGTGGTGGGGCGGCTTCAACACGCCGATCCGCCCGGAAGTCTTCGACCGCCTGCTGGGGAAGATGACCGCCTTCGCCGAGGGCCGGGAACTCTTCGTGCAGGACGTGTACGCGGGCACCGACCCCGCCCACCGCCTCGCCGTGCGCGTGGTGACGGAGATGGCGTACCACTCGCTGTTCGTGCGGAACATGTTCGTGCGGCCCACCGAGGCGGAGGTGGAGACGTTCCAGCCCGATTGGACGGTGCTGAACATCCCCTCCTTCCGGGCGGACCCGGAGACGGACGGCACCCGGAGCGAGACTTTCATCCTCGTGAACTTCAGCCGGAAGATGATCATCGCGGGCGGCACCCAGTACGCGGGCGAGAACAAGAAGGGCATCTTCGGGGTGCTGAACTTCCTGCTGCCGGAGGCGGGCGTGATGCCCATGCACTGCTCGGCCAATGTGGGACCGGACGGCGACGTGGCCCTCTTCTTCGGCCTGAGCGGCACCGGCAAGACGACCCTGAGCGCCGACCCCGCCCGCAAACTCATCGGTGACGACGAGCACGGCTGGACGGATACGGGCGTCTTCAACTTCGAGGGCGGCTGCTACGCGAAGGTGATCAACCTCAACCCGGAGGCCGAACCCGCCATCCACCGCACCACGCGGACCTACGGCACGGTGCTGGAGAACGTCGTGCTGCGCGGGGACGGCACGCCCGATCTGGACGACGGCTCGCTGACCGAGAACACCCGCAGCGCCTATCCCATCACGCAGATCGACAACATCGTGGAGGAGGGCCGGGCCGGGCATCCGCAGAACATCGTCTTCCTGACCGCCGACGCCTTCGGGGTGCTGCCGCCACTGAGCCGCCTCACGCCCGAGCAGACGATGTACCAGTTCATCAGCGGCTTCACCGCCAAGATTCCGGGCACCGAGGACGGCGTGACCGAACCCAGCCCGACCTTCTCCACCTGCTTCGGCGCGCCCTTCATGCCCCGTCACCCCGGCGAGTACGCCCGGCTGCTGGCAAAGAAGGTGCAGGAGAGCGGCGCTCGCGTCTGGCTCGTCAACACGGGCTGGACGGGGGGGCAGTACGGCCAGGGCCACCGCATGAGCATCCGGCACACCCGCCGCCTCATCAACGCCGCGCTCTCCGGCGAGTTGGACGGGGTGGAGTTCGTCCGCGAGCCGTTCTTCAATCTGGAGATTCCGACCGAGGTCCCCGGTGTGCCGAGCGAGGTGCTGAATCCGCGCGACGCCTGGGCCGACGCGGACGCCTACGACCACACCGCCCGCAAGCTGGCCGGAATGTTCCGCGAGAACTTCAGGCGGTTCGAGGATGGGGTGGACCCGGCGATCACGGCGAGTATGCCGGAGCATGGGGAGGCGTAA
- a CDS encoding immunity 8 family protein, which translates to MRAELKEMFSPDLASPLQDYWPETEGNFGFSLRLMIGPEGSDAAESFDVFVCTPDWLKQEHADEKYVWGRHMLIVLEYDAALIKRAVERHVSRCLGTDWSEIARRLSRFGAWEFEDYQPDS; encoded by the coding sequence ATGAGAGCGGAACTCAAGGAGATGTTTTCTCCAGACCTGGCTTCTCCTCTACAGGATTATTGGCCGGAAACCGAGGGCAACTTCGGGTTTTCGCTTCGTCTGATGATAGGACCGGAAGGCAGCGATGCAGCCGAGTCGTTTGACGTGTTCGTGTGTACGCCAGATTGGCTCAAGCAAGAGCACGCCGACGAAAAATACGTCTGGGGACGACATATGCTCATCGTGCTTGAGTACGACGCAGCTCTTATCAAAAGAGCTGTGGAGCGACACGTTTCAAGATGCCTGGGAACCGATTGGAGTGAGATAGCTCGAAGACTGAGCCGCTTTGGGGCGTGGGAGTTTGAAGATTACCAGCCCGATTCCTGA
- a CDS encoding EamA family transporter → MARVRRALTSPPPIPALVLSMLSIQGGAAFAKTLFPTLGAAGTTALRVTLAAALLSLIFRPRLRDLTAEAWRAVLPYGAALGLMNLAFYLSLTRLPLGLAVTLEFVGPLVLSLVLSRRAADLAWVGLAALGIVLIAPHGGEGGGLDPLGAALALTAGAFWALYILAGGAVGRRVPGVTGVVAGMLVAAVITLPFGIVQAGGGLLAPTALLAGLAVAVLSSALPYSLEMAALRALPARVFGVLMSLEPALAALSGLLFLSERLTLLQWLAMGCVIAASAGISLSGGRQVVEGEPAN, encoded by the coding sequence ATGGCGCGTGTGCGCCGTGCCCTGACCTCGCCTCCTCCCATTCCGGCGCTCGTCCTCTCCATGCTGAGCATTCAGGGTGGGGCCGCCTTCGCCAAGACGCTCTTTCCCACGCTCGGCGCGGCGGGGACCACCGCCCTGCGCGTCACGCTCGCCGCCGCCCTCCTGAGCCTGATCTTCCGACCCCGGCTGCGGGACCTCACGGCGGAGGCGTGGCGGGCCGTCCTGCCCTACGGCGCGGCCCTCGGCCTGATGAACCTCGCCTTCTACCTCTCGCTGACGCGGCTGCCGCTGGGGCTGGCCGTCACGCTGGAGTTCGTGGGGCCGCTGGTGCTGTCGCTCGTGCTGTCACGCCGCGCGGCGGACCTCGCGTGGGTGGGGCTGGCGGCGCTCGGCATCGTCCTCATCGCGCCGCACGGGGGGGAGGGGGGTGGCCTCGATCCCCTCGGCGCGGCGCTGGCGCTCACTGCCGGGGCGTTCTGGGCGCTCTACATCCTCGCGGGCGGGGCGGTCGGGCGGCGGGTGCCGGGCGTCACGGGCGTCGTCGCGGGAATGCTCGTCGCGGCGGTCATCACTCTGCCCTTTGGGATCGTCCAAGCGGGCGGTGGATTACTCGCCCCCACCGCTCTCCTCGCTGGCCTCGCCGTCGCCGTGCTCTCCAGCGCCCTGCCCTACAGCCTGGAGATGGCCGCTCTGCGCGCCCTGCCCGCCCGCGTCTTCGGCGTGCTGATGAGCCTCGAACCCGCCCTCGCCGCCCTGAGCGGCCTGCTCTTCCTGAGCGAGCGCCTGACCCTGTTGCAATGGCTGGCGATGGGCTGCGTGATCGCCGCCAGCGCGGGCATCAGCCTGAGCGGCGGGCGACAGGTAGTGGAGGGGGAACCGGCGAATTGA
- the glgP gene encoding alpha-glucan family phosphorylase: MNVIGKVTVLPQLPPAIGRLSELAYNLYWSWTPHAQALYQELDAEAWETYQHNPVRTLLEVSQERLTRAAANADYVARYERVMAEFDAYMTKRDTWASKNAADLAPVAYFSMEYGYHESLPIYSGGLGVLAGDHCKSASDLGLPFTAVGMLFHQGYFRQMFNKDGWQEEAYDELDLTTLPIRPALTADGEEARVSVQIGSRTVHIRVWELAVGRIKVLLLDANVPENSEEDRKLTARLYGGNQELRVQQYVLLGVAGIRALRLLNVPAGVYHMNEGHAALLGLERVREYVAGGLDFRAAVETVASSTLFTTHTPVPAGNDAFAYDLMDRYLGQWPGLLGAGRDDLYALARHEQFWDGHWVPTFSMTVFALNMSRAANGVSELHGEVSRDMWRFLYEGAEAGEVPIGHVTNGAHNLTFTSQPMRDLLGTVLPADWTERLEDEAMWEAVEQLTDTQLSDVQLEMKREMVTFVRRSLRNQMLRNGASAADVAATDTVLSENALTIGFARRFATYKRATLLFRDKARLSRIVNDPDRPVQFVFAGKAHPADNPGKAFIQEIYRVSQEPEFRGKIVILENYDMNVARHLVQGVDIWLNNPRRPLEASGTSGMKASFNGSPNFSILDGWWREGYDETNGWPIGEEREYSDLHVQDDADAYSMYGTLEGEIVPLYYGSGGQRSGWARTVRRAIQTVSPRFSMQRQVIDYVQKFYLPLTGRGAEVAAEGGKRAREIAAWKTWVRQQWPYTTLHATAHLPTTAKPGERVEVRASVNPAGIRPEELQVEAVLKRGDHVTRVPLAHDGDGKFSAQVPLDDSGLYSVGVRMVPEIEGLSNPLEAGLIKWA; encoded by the coding sequence ATGAACGTCATCGGCAAGGTCACCGTGCTTCCCCAACTGCCTCCCGCCATCGGGCGGCTGTCCGAACTCGCCTACAACCTCTACTGGTCCTGGACGCCGCACGCCCAGGCGCTCTACCAGGAACTCGACGCAGAGGCGTGGGAGACCTACCAGCACAACCCGGTCCGCACGCTGCTGGAGGTCTCGCAGGAGAGGTTGACCCGCGCCGCCGCCAACGCCGACTACGTGGCCCGCTACGAGCGGGTGATGGCCGAGTTCGACGCCTACATGACCAAGCGCGACACGTGGGCGAGCAAGAACGCCGCCGACCTCGCGCCCGTCGCCTACTTCAGCATGGAGTACGGCTATCACGAGTCGCTGCCGATCTACTCCGGCGGCCTCGGCGTGCTGGCGGGCGACCATTGCAAGAGCGCGTCCGACCTCGGGCTGCCCTTCACGGCGGTGGGGATGCTGTTCCATCAGGGCTACTTCCGCCAGATGTTCAACAAGGACGGCTGGCAGGAGGAGGCCTACGACGAGCTGGACCTGACCACCCTGCCCATCCGGCCCGCGCTGACCGCCGACGGTGAGGAGGCCCGCGTCAGCGTGCAGATCGGGAGCCGCACCGTCCACATCCGCGTGTGGGAACTCGCGGTGGGACGCATCAAGGTGCTGCTCCTCGACGCCAACGTGCCCGAGAACAGCGAGGAGGACCGCAAGCTCACCGCCCGGCTGTACGGCGGCAACCAGGAACTGCGCGTCCAGCAGTACGTGCTGCTCGGCGTGGCAGGCATCCGGGCGCTGCGGCTGCTGAACGTCCCCGCCGGGGTTTACCACATGAACGAGGGCCACGCCGCCCTCCTCGGGCTGGAGCGGGTGCGCGAGTACGTCGCCGGGGGGCTGGACTTCCGCGCCGCCGTGGAGACGGTGGCGAGCAGCACGCTCTTCACGACCCACACGCCCGTCCCCGCCGGGAACGACGCCTTCGCCTACGACCTGATGGACCGCTACCTCGGCCAGTGGCCCGGCCTGCTGGGAGCGGGCCGCGACGACCTGTACGCCCTCGCCCGCCACGAGCAGTTCTGGGACGGCCACTGGGTCCCCACCTTCTCCATGACCGTCTTCGCCCTGAACATGAGCCGCGCGGCGAACGGCGTCTCCGAACTCCACGGCGAGGTCAGCCGCGACATGTGGCGTTTCCTGTACGAGGGGGCCGAGGCGGGCGAGGTGCCCATCGGCCACGTGACGAACGGGGCGCACAACCTCACCTTCACCTCCCAGCCCATGCGCGACCTGCTGGGCACGGTGCTGCCCGCCGACTGGACCGAGCGGCTGGAGGACGAGGCGATGTGGGAGGCGGTGGAGCAGCTCACCGACACCCAACTCTCCGACGTGCAGTTGGAGATGAAGCGCGAGATGGTGACGTTCGTGCGCCGCAGCCTCCGCAATCAGATGCTCCGCAACGGGGCCAGCGCCGCCGACGTGGCCGCCACCGACACGGTGCTGTCCGAGAACGCGCTCACCATCGGTTTCGCCCGCAGATTTGCCACATACAAGCGCGCGACGCTGCTCTTCCGCGACAAGGCCCGCCTCAGCCGCATCGTGAACGACCCCGACCGCCCCGTGCAGTTCGTCTTCGCGGGTAAGGCGCACCCCGCCGACAACCCCGGCAAGGCGTTCATCCAGGAGATCTACCGCGTCTCGCAGGAGCCGGAGTTCCGGGGCAAGATCGTGATTCTGGAAAATTACGACATGAACGTGGCCCGCCACCTCGTGCAGGGGGTGGACATCTGGCTGAACAACCCGCGCCGCCCGCTGGAGGCCTCCGGGACGAGCGGCATGAAGGCGAGCTTCAACGGGTCGCCCAACTTCTCCATCCTCGACGGCTGGTGGCGTGAGGGCTACGACGAGACGAACGGCTGGCCCATCGGCGAGGAGCGCGAGTACAGCGACCTCCACGTTCAGGACGACGCCGACGCCTACAGCATGTATGGGACGCTGGAGGGCGAGATCGTGCCCCTGTACTACGGCAGCGGCGGGCAGCGGAGCGGCTGGGCGAGGACGGTGCGCCGGGCCATCCAGACGGTCAGCCCGCGCTTCTCCATGCAGCGGCAGGTCATCGACTACGTGCAGAAGTTCTACCTGCCGCTGACCGGGCGCGGGGCGGAGGTCGCCGCCGAGGGCGGGAAGCGTGCCCGCGAGATCGCCGCGTGGAAGACCTGGGTGCGCCAGCAGTGGCCCTACACGACCCTGCACGCCACCGCCCACCTGCCCACGACCGCCAAGCCCGGCGAGCGCGTGGAGGTCCGCGCGAGCGTCAACCCCGCCGGAATCCGCCCCGAGGAGCTTCAGGTCGAGGCCGTCCTCAAGCGCGGCGACCACGTGACCCGCGTGCCCCTCGCCCACGACGGCGACGGCAAGTTCAGCGCGCAGGTGCCGCTCGACGACAGCGGCCTGTACTCGGTCGGCGTGCGGATGGTGCCGGAGATCGAGGGCCTGAGCAACCCGCTGGAGGCGGGGCTGATCAAGTGGGCGTGA